The DNA sequence ATATCGTCGGCGTGGTGGTGTTCCTGTTCGTGTTCTGCACGATCCTGTTTTTCGCGCCGGAAATGGGTGGCTATTTTCTCGAGCATGCCAATTTCGAGCAGGCAAACTCGCTGAAGACGCCGGCGCATATTGCTCCCGTCTGGTATTACACGCCGTTCTATTCGATGTTGCGCGCGGTACCCGACAAGCTGGGCGGTTTTGTGACGATGGCCGCAGCGATAGCGATCATGTTCGTGTTGCCCTGGCTGGATCGCAGCCCGGTCAAGTCGATCCGTTACAAGGGCAACCTCAGCCGTGTCGCGATCGTGGTGTTCTCGGCGTCGTTCATCATTCTCGGTGTGCTGGGCGTCAGGCCGCCGAATCCGGAACGTACAGCCCTGGCACAGGTGTGCACGATCCTGTATTTCGCATTCTTCCTGCTGATGCCGGTCTACACCTCGATCGAGAAAACCCGGCCGGAGCCCGCTCGCGTCACCATGGACGGCGGCATGGGGCCGTGGAAATTCCTTGGTGCCATCGCGCTGGTCGGGTTGCTGGTATTCCTGCCGCTGAAGGCTGTGGGTGCGGAAGCCGAGTTCGATTGCGGGGCCATCCAGTGCGATCATTTCGAAGCCGATCTGCGAGACCAGGCTTCGCTGCAGCGAGGGGCGAAGTATTACCTGGCCTACTGCATGGGCTGCCACTCGCTGAAGTACGCGCGCTACGAGCGCACTGCCAACGATCTCGGCATCCCGCTGGCCGTGGCCGAGCAGTACATGATTTTCGACGATACCAAGATCGGCGACCTGATGGAAAACGCCATGCCGACACCACTCGCGAAGAAGTGGTTCGGCGCGCCGCCGCCGGATCTGACCCTGGTGGCGCGGGCGCGTTCGCCGGAGTGGGTTTACACCTATCTGCGCAATTTCTATCGCGATGATTCGCCGGCCCGTCCATGGGGCGTCAACAACCGGGTGTTCCCGGATGTTGCCATGCCGCATGCGCTGGCCGATTTGCAGGGGTTGCCCGAATGCTCGCCCGGGCCCGTACAGGCCCATAACGGCGGGGTCAAGCGTGATCCGCTCTCGGGGGCGGATCTGCTGGAGAATCCCTGTGGGCGGCTCACGGTCACAGCGGGCGGCTCCATGACCACAGCGGAATTCGATGCGGCCGTCCATGACCTGACCAATTTCCTGGCTTACATCGCGGAACCAATGGCTCTCGAGCGCAAGCGCACGGGTATATACGTGTTGTTGTTCCTGGTGTTTTTCGGCGTGTTCGCCTATCTGCTGAACAGGGAATACTGGAAAGACGTCCACTGAGTCCGGCACGGGTCCGGTCGCGACAAGGCACCAGCAAGCTATGCGAGAACGGAAGGATATCAAGGGGGTTCTCGCAAAGCGGTCGGTCATGACTTTTTTTTCCGATCCGTCGAGCCAGCACAGCCACAGGGTGCGCGTGGTGCTGGCCGAGAAGGGGGTGACGGTCGATCTGATCGAGATCGATCCGCGTGAATATCCGGCGGAACTGGCCGAGATCAATCCTTACTGCAATCTGCCCACGCTCGTCGATCGTGACCTGGTGCTGTTCGAGTCGAAGATCATGATGGAGTATCTCGACGAACGGTTTCCGCATCCGCCACTGATGCCCGTCTATCCGGTGGCGCGTGGTGAATGCCGGCAGTACATGTATCGCATCGAGCGTGACTGGTGCGCACGGGCCGATTTCATCGCTGATCCGGGCAGCAACGACAAGGCCGTGGTGAATGCGCGTCGGGAATTGCTCGATGAGTTCATCTCGATCGCTCCGTTGTTTGGCGACAAACCTTTTTTCATGAGTGAGGAGTTTTCCCTGGTTGACTGTTGCCTTGCGGCGATGTTGTGGAGACTGCCGCTGCTCGGCATTCAATTGCCCAACAGCAAGCAGACCAAGCCGCTGCACGACTACATGAGCCGGATGTTCGCGCGCGAATCGTTCCGGGCCAGCCTTTCCGACGCAGAAAAGGATCTGCGCCGCCGCTGATGCCTTCCGGGGCGCAGGGCCGGTGACAGACAATATGCCATGACGATGAATTCCAGCCGGCCGTATCTGATCAGGGCGCTGTATGAATGGATACTGGACAACGCCTGTACGCCGTATGTGCTGGTCGATGCGGGCGCGCCGGGTGTCGAAGTGCCGCAGCAGTATGTCAAGAACGGCCAGATCGTGCTGAACGTCTCGCCCGG is a window from the Gammaproteobacteria bacterium genome containing:
- a CDS encoding ubiquinol-cytochrome c reductase: MMNWLIGLRDWVDARLPIVRAWDTHMAKYYAPKNFNLWFFFGVLSLLVLVNQLLTGVWLTMSFEPSSERAFASVEYIMRDVEYGWLIRYMHSTGASAFFAVVYLHMFRGLLYGSYRKPRELVWIFGMAIYLALMAEGFLGYVLPWGQMSYWGAQVIISLFGAIPVVGADLVQWIRGDFLISGATLNRFFALHVVAVPIILLALVLLHILALHEVGSNNPDGVEIKKKKDANGIPLDGIAFHPYYTVHDIVGVVVFLFVFCTILFFAPEMGGYFLEHANFEQANSLKTPAHIAPVWYYTPFYSMLRAVPDKLGGFVTMAAAIAIMFVLPWLDRSPVKSIRYKGNLSRVAIVVFSASFIILGVLGVRPPNPERTALAQVCTILYFAFFLLMPVYTSIEKTRPEPARVTMDGGMGPWKFLGAIALVGLLVFLPLKAVGAEAEFDCGAIQCDHFEADLRDQASLQRGAKYYLAYCMGCHSLKYARYERTANDLGIPLAVAEQYMIFDDTKIGDLMENAMPTPLAKKWFGAPPPDLTLVARARSPEWVYTYLRNFYRDDSPARPWGVNNRVFPDVAMPHALADLQGLPECSPGPVQAHNGGVKRDPLSGADLLENPCGRLTVTAGGSMTTAEFDAAVHDLTNFLAYIAEPMALERKRTGIYVLLFLVFFGVFAYLLNREYWKDVH
- a CDS encoding glutathione S-transferase N-terminal domain-containing protein → MRERKDIKGVLAKRSVMTFFSDPSSQHSHRVRVVLAEKGVTVDLIEIDPREYPAELAEINPYCNLPTLVDRDLVLFESKIMMEYLDERFPHPPLMPVYPVARGECRQYMYRIERDWCARADFIADPGSNDKAVVNARRELLDEFISIAPLFGDKPFFMSEEFSLVDCCLAAMLWRLPLLGIQLPNSKQTKPLHDYMSRMFARESFRASLSDAEKDLRRR